From Rhododendron vialii isolate Sample 1 chromosome 10a, ASM3025357v1, the proteins below share one genomic window:
- the LOC131303328 gene encoding long chain base biosynthesis protein 1 yields MNSLSSFMDMVNRTLDMVTFAFEAPFARAVVFGVPIGGHLFVEGLLLVVIVFLLSQKSYKPPKRPLTKKEIDELCDEWVPESLVPPITEEMHCEPPVLESAAGPHAMINGKEVVNFASANYLGFVGHEKMLESCTSSLEKYGVGSSGPRGFYGTIDVHLDCEGRIAKFLGTPDSILYPYGLSTMFSAIPAFCKKGDIIVVDEGVHWGIQNGLYLSRSTIVYFKHNDMESLQSTLEKVTFENNRAKKLRRYIVVEAIYQNSGQIAPLDEIIRLKEKYRFRVLLDESNSIGVLGSFGRGLTEHYGVAVEKIDIITAAMGHALATEGGFCTGSARVIDHQRLSSSGYVFSASLPPYLASAAITALDILEENPDLITKLKKNISVLCKGLSDVQGLEVASDALSPIVFLRLKNSSGSLKNDLQLLDEIADRALKEDSVFVVTSKRSTLDKCRLPVGIRLFISAGHSESDLLKASGSLKRVAALVLAAHD; encoded by the exons ATGAATTCACTGTCATCTTTTATGGATATGGTAAATCGTACATTGGATATGGTCACATTCGCATTTGAAGCTCCGTTTGCTCGAGCTGTTGTTTTTGGAGTGCCCATTGGTG GTCATCTATTTGTGGAGGGTCTTCTTCTTGTGGttattgttttccttctttcccAGAAAAGTTACAAGCCCCCAAAACGGCCCTTAACAAAGAAG GAAATAGATGAGCTATGTGACGAATGGGTTCCAGAATCCCTCGTACCTCCAATTACGGAAGAGATGCACTGTGAACCTCCAGTACTAGAAAG TGCTGCAGGGCCACATGCTATGATCAATGGCAAAGAAGTTGTGAACTTTGCTTCGGCGAATTACCTTGGATTTGTGGGACATGAGAAGATGCTT GAGTCATGTACATCGTCATTGGAAAAATATGGTGTTGGTTCTTCTGGTCCTCGGGGATTTTATGGAACAATTG ATGTTCACCTTGATTGTGAGGGAAGAATAGCTAAATTTCTGGGAACTCCCGACTCCATACTTTATCCTTATGGACTTTCCACCATGTTCAGTGCAATTCCAGCTTTTTGCAAGAAGGGAGATATCATCGTCGT GGATGAGGGTGTCCATTGGGGAATACAAAATGGGCTCTATCTTTCTAGAAGTACAATTGTGTATTTTAAACACAATGATATGGAGTCTCTACAAAGTACTTTAGAGAAAGTTACTTTTGAAAATAATCGAGCTAAGAAGCTAAGGCGCTACATTGTGGTTGAGGCCATTTACCAG AACTCAGGTCAAATTGCTCCATTGGACGAGATTATACGGCTGAAAGAGAAATATCGCTTCCGTGTTCTATTGGATGAGAGCAACTCGATTGGCGTCCTTGGCAGTTTTGGAAGAGGTCTCACAGAACATTATGGGGTTGCG GTTGAGAAGATAGACATCATAACTGCTGCCATGGGACATGCTTTAGCCACAGAAGGAGGATTCTGCACGGGAAGTGCTAGAGTCATTGATCACCAA CGTTTGAGCAGTTCTGGTTATGTCTTTTCTGCTTCCTTGCCCCCATACCTTGCAAGTGCTGCTATTACTGCTCTTGATATTCTGGAGGAAAATCCTGATCTTATTactaaattgaagaaaaatatttccGTGCTATGCAAAG GATTGTCAGATGTCCAAGGCCTTGAGGTTGCAAGTGATGCACTATCGCCAATTGTTTTTCTTCGGCTAAAGAACTCCTCAGGTTCCTTGAAGAATGACCTGCAGCTGCTCGATGAAATTGCCGATCGG GCATTGAAGGAGGATTCTGTTTTCGTAGTGACTTCCAAAAGATCAACACTTGATAAATGTCGTCTACCCGTGGGTATCAGATTATTCATCTCCGCTGGACATTCGGAATCTGATCTGCTGAAAGCGTCTGGTTCGCTGAAGAGAGTTGCAGCACTAGTTTTAGCTGCGCACGATTGA